A single window of Thalassomonas viridans DNA harbors:
- a CDS encoding alpha/beta hydrolase, which yields MVTGKSMLFLSGTGVNEMPGVFRTLFLLVFLSVLLNSPLAQGEGQALPGQVEPGAVTDKAGQAVSILSPDKFVIHGNYFSGEATAAGVLILHDCHRDSSSYLELGRTLAANGLHALAIDLRGFGRSISESYSEKKIKMRAGDITSYQGQITALRAYWHDDVVAAYLYLRKKIARSQGVSVVASGCSSVQAVSLADKMHINAMVLITPVMDYADKERYKELMDIPSYFINSAQHLDSFQTAKELFEWNGSRKSKTQIFKGNRVEQALLNANHYLVEDITLWLKMNQ from the coding sequence ATGGTAACGGGTAAGTCGATGTTGTTTTTATCCGGCACTGGGGTGAATGAAATGCCGGGTGTTTTCCGCACTTTATTCCTGCTTGTGTTTCTGTCTGTGTTGTTAAACTCTCCACTTGCCCAGGGGGAAGGCCAGGCTCTGCCGGGTCAGGTTGAACCGGGAGCTGTGACCGACAAAGCCGGACAAGCCGTCAGTATCCTGAGTCCGGACAAGTTTGTTATTCACGGCAATTATTTCTCCGGCGAAGCAACGGCTGCCGGTGTGCTGATTTTGCACGACTGTCACCGGGACAGCAGCAGTTATCTGGAATTGGGGCGAACCCTGGCGGCAAACGGTTTACATGCCCTGGCCATTGATTTGCGCGGTTTCGGCCGCAGTATTTCCGAGAGTTATTCCGAGAAAAAAATTAAAATGCGCGCCGGGGATATTACCAGCTACCAGGGGCAGATCACCGCTTTAAGGGCATACTGGCATGATGATGTCGTGGCGGCATATCTGTACTTACGGAAAAAAATTGCGCGCAGCCAGGGAGTTTCTGTGGTGGCCAGTGGCTGCTCTTCGGTGCAGGCGGTGAGCCTGGCGGATAAAATGCACATTAATGCCATGGTGCTGATCACCCCGGTTATGGATTATGCCGATAAAGAGCGTTACAAGGAGCTGATGGATATTCCCAGCTATTTCATTAATTCCGCCCAGCACCTGGACAGCTTCCAAACCGCCAAAGAGCTGTTTGAATGGAATGGCTCACGTAAATCCAAGACCCAGATCTTTAAAGGTAACCGGGTCGAGCAGGCGCTTCTAAATGCCAACCATTACCTGGTGGAAGACATTACCTTGTGGCTGAAAATGAACCAGTGA